One genomic region from Streptomyces venezuelae encodes:
- a CDS encoding RNA polymerase sigma factor has translation MEMSVRARIRAGDSDAFGSLFDDYARAVHNHAFRLTGDWSAAEDVLSLTFLEAWRLRASVDPDGGSLRPWLLGIATNVVRNTRRAARRHEAALNRLPREEVLPDFADELVGRIDDAERVAALQAALSRLRRPEREVVALCVWSGLDYAAAAQALDVPVGTVRSRLSRARKKLHKYAGTDVTARYGNSDPGRGQIDGDRASAVRPIQEEAR, from the coding sequence ATGGAGATGAGTGTGCGTGCCCGGATACGGGCGGGGGATTCCGACGCGTTCGGGTCCCTCTTCGACGACTACGCCCGGGCTGTGCACAACCACGCCTTCCGGCTGACCGGGGACTGGTCCGCGGCCGAGGACGTGCTGTCGCTGACGTTCCTGGAGGCCTGGCGGCTGCGGGCGTCGGTCGATCCGGACGGCGGCTCCCTGCGGCCCTGGCTGCTCGGGATCGCCACCAACGTCGTACGGAACACCCGCCGGGCCGCCCGGCGTCACGAGGCGGCCCTGAACCGCCTGCCGCGCGAGGAGGTGCTCCCCGACTTCGCCGACGAACTGGTCGGCCGGATCGACGACGCGGAGCGGGTCGCGGCGCTCCAGGCGGCGCTCTCCCGGCTGCGGCGCCCCGAGCGCGAGGTGGTCGCGCTCTGCGTCTGGTCGGGTCTGGACTACGCGGCCGCCGCCCAGGCGCTCGACGTCCCGGTGGGAACGGTCCGTTCGCGCCTGTCCCGCGCCCGCAAGAAGCTGCACAAGTACGCCGGCACCGACGTCACGGCACGGTACGGGAACTCGGACCCGGGCCGCGGACAGATAGATGGTGACCGCGCTTCCGCGGTCCGGCCCATCCAGGAGGAAGCCCGATGA
- a CDS encoding SpoIIE family protein phosphatase: protein MSPAPPLDPSVFDGAVAAVALLAGPEGRLLYTNAAFTRMFGARQVGLPARKAFPDPDAWRFLSVLDEVRATGRARQVTGAREPDPAAPEQSRYFVYSCSPVTTSEGDGILVVAMDTTTETFALQRYRALVSAVSVMVWVMHADGAMEEIVPGWERLTGVPWHPRADSGWYAHVHPRDRERLGSGWRDAATGGTGGAFQCTFRVRAADGSYRHLSTRGVPVLREGRVAEWIAATVDIEDTWRAQLRERLLARVATVTGQSLGEAFDEVVKIVVPELADACLILLLSHEEWPLPEHAPVTARRVASATRPGLPAPPALLGQSVTVTRTVREVLESRVPRTFGIPAGGPVPAELLPAVAERWLAASGATSVTLIPLVVDDVVLGYAATSTNGDTPALGPTETELLREVLHHAQQPIRKALDLQSARRTALALQRAQLTRPPAVAGASLAASYQPASSANEIGGDWYDAFVLPDGTLVLDVGDVVGHDLAAATAMTQMRNMLRALAYSRGPGDTPADVLARFDEAAEGLGAAPFATAVHTQLRRLPGLRWQLSWSNAGHPPPLLIPAHGDPVFLDGTQEDLPLCVDLTVPRSTHTRVLGTGDTLLLYTDGLVETPAAPLTDGQRRLARAAARRRGAALPELLHGLQSLSDHRDDTAMIAFRADPSESP, encoded by the coding sequence ATGAGCCCCGCGCCGCCCCTGGACCCGTCGGTCTTCGACGGTGCCGTCGCCGCGGTCGCGCTGCTCGCGGGTCCCGAAGGCCGGCTCCTCTACACCAACGCGGCCTTCACGAGGATGTTCGGCGCCCGGCAGGTGGGGCTGCCCGCCCGGAAGGCGTTCCCGGACCCCGACGCCTGGCGGTTCCTGTCGGTCCTGGACGAGGTACGGGCCACGGGGCGGGCCCGCCAGGTCACCGGCGCGCGGGAACCCGACCCGGCCGCGCCGGAACAGTCGCGGTACTTCGTGTACTCGTGCAGCCCCGTGACGACCTCGGAGGGCGACGGGATCCTCGTCGTGGCGATGGACACCACCACCGAGACCTTCGCCCTCCAGCGGTACCGGGCCCTGGTCTCCGCCGTGTCGGTGATGGTCTGGGTCATGCATGCCGACGGGGCCATGGAGGAGATCGTCCCCGGCTGGGAGCGGCTGACCGGCGTCCCCTGGCATCCGCGCGCCGACTCGGGCTGGTACGCGCACGTCCACCCCCGCGACCGCGAGAGGCTCGGCTCGGGCTGGCGCGACGCCGCGACGGGCGGGACCGGCGGCGCCTTCCAGTGCACCTTCCGGGTGCGCGCCGCCGACGGCTCGTACCGCCATCTGTCCACCCGCGGTGTCCCGGTCCTGCGCGAGGGCCGTGTCGCCGAGTGGATCGCCGCCACCGTCGACATCGAGGACACCTGGCGCGCACAGCTGCGGGAGCGGCTCCTCGCCCGGGTCGCGACCGTCACGGGGCAGAGCCTGGGGGAGGCCTTCGACGAGGTGGTGAAGATCGTCGTGCCCGAACTGGCCGACGCCTGCCTCATCCTGCTGCTCTCCCACGAGGAGTGGCCGCTGCCCGAGCACGCCCCGGTCACCGCCCGCCGGGTCGCCTCCGCCACCCGTCCCGGGCTGCCGGCGCCGCCGGCCCTGCTCGGGCAGAGCGTCACCGTCACCCGTACGGTCCGCGAGGTCCTGGAGTCCCGCGTCCCCCGCACCTTCGGCATCCCCGCCGGCGGCCCCGTGCCGGCCGAGCTTCTGCCGGCCGTCGCGGAACGGTGGCTCGCCGCCTCGGGGGCCACGAGCGTCACCCTCATCCCGCTGGTCGTCGACGACGTCGTCCTCGGGTACGCGGCCACCAGCACCAACGGTGACACCCCGGCCCTCGGTCCGACCGAGACGGAGCTGCTGCGCGAAGTCCTCCATCACGCCCAGCAGCCGATCCGCAAGGCCCTCGACCTCCAGAGCGCCCGGCGTACCGCGCTCGCCCTCCAGCGCGCCCAGCTCACCCGGCCGCCGGCCGTCGCCGGGGCGAGCCTGGCCGCCTCCTACCAGCCGGCGAGCTCCGCCAACGAGATCGGCGGGGACTGGTACGACGCCTTCGTGCTTCCCGACGGCACCCTCGTCCTCGACGTGGGTGACGTCGTGGGCCACGACCTCGCCGCCGCGACCGCGATGACGCAGATGCGCAACATGCTCCGCGCCTTGGCCTACAGCCGGGGGCCCGGCGACACCCCCGCCGATGTGCTCGCCCGGTTCGACGAGGCGGCCGAGGGACTGGGCGCGGCGCCCTTCGCGACGGCCGTCCACACCCAGCTCCGGCGACTGCCCGGCCTCCGGTGGCAACTGAGCTGGTCCAACGCCGGTCACCCGCCGCCCCTGCTGATCCCGGCCCACGGCGACCCGGTCTTCCTCGACGGTACGCAGGAGGACCTGCCGCTCTGCGTGGACCTCACCGTCCCGCGCAGCACCCACACCCGCGTCCTCGGCACGGGGGACACCCTCCTGCTCTACACGGACGGCCTGGTCGAGACCCCGGCGGCCCCGCTCACCGACGGCCAGCGGAGGCTCGCCCGCGCGGCGGCCCGCCGCCGGGGGGCGGCGCTGCCCGAGCTGCTGCACGGACTGCAGAGCCTCTCCGACCACCGCGACGACACGGCGATGATCGCCTTCCGAGCCGACCCATCCGAGTCGCCGTAA
- a CDS encoding ATP-binding protein, which translates to MRALHGAGRQSEAVAAYTELRTLLADELGLDPSPGLAALYEAILRQDAGLTPVGGADGESLRVTATVPPVLPARDPHAPRRQNLPTPPTALVGRGPAREAVVRLVGAERLVTLTGPGGVGKTRLALAVAEQAARDPGDSAPDGVWFVEFGGLPAETAELVQAVASALGIRDTVSSARGTADTSAASHGALRDRRVLLVLDNCEHVIEPAAELAASLLRTAPGVRLLATSRESLRVPGETVYAVAPLEPEDAARLFTERAVAATPDHAADFAPGGDPGQDDDDGGESGEDRDAVAEICRRPDGLPLALELAATRVRALGARELALRLGDRFRVLASGQRGLPARQQTLRAVIDWSWELLSPPEQAVLRRLAVPVGGCAPEAAESVCAGEGIDRDEVPDLVGRLVDRSLVSVARSAGGPRCHLLESVAAYARERLHEAGEFTVVADRHALHHRLLAEGAEPRLRGAGQRLWLARLDVESANLRAALDHSLSDGRVSDAARLVAALCPWWLLRGRLHEARRTLAAVVDALPAGTAAEEAAELRALLVAFTLLTGERTPDAARPETDYAEADHLEASVADPARLGRALWLFAYGLHHAGDPARPTPSTPVPSATSPGPATGGAPPRPGPCAPTPRSPPTTFGRRGRTASPPPRPSMNSATAGVIC; encoded by the coding sequence ATGCGGGCCCTGCACGGCGCGGGCCGGCAGAGCGAGGCGGTCGCCGCGTACACGGAGCTCCGCACCCTGCTCGCCGACGAGCTGGGCCTCGACCCGAGCCCCGGTCTCGCGGCCCTGTACGAGGCGATCCTGCGCCAGGACGCCGGGCTGACACCCGTCGGGGGCGCCGACGGGGAGAGCCTGCGCGTGACGGCCACGGTCCCGCCCGTTCTCCCCGCCCGTGACCCGCATGCGCCCCGCCGGCAGAACCTGCCCACGCCGCCGACGGCTCTCGTGGGACGCGGCCCCGCGCGGGAGGCGGTCGTCCGGCTCGTCGGCGCCGAGCGGCTCGTCACGCTGACCGGACCCGGCGGTGTGGGCAAGACGCGCCTGGCGCTGGCCGTCGCCGAGCAGGCGGCCCGCGACCCGGGCGACAGCGCGCCCGACGGCGTCTGGTTCGTCGAGTTCGGCGGCCTCCCCGCGGAGACCGCCGAACTCGTCCAGGCGGTGGCCTCGGCCCTCGGCATCCGCGACACGGTGTCGTCGGCCCGCGGCACCGCCGACACCTCGGCCGCGTCGCACGGCGCGCTGCGGGACCGCCGGGTACTGCTCGTCCTCGACAACTGCGAGCACGTGATCGAACCGGCCGCCGAGCTGGCGGCGTCCCTGCTGCGGACCGCACCGGGTGTGCGGCTGCTCGCCACGAGCCGGGAGTCCCTCCGGGTCCCCGGCGAGACGGTGTACGCCGTCGCGCCCCTCGAACCCGAGGACGCGGCCCGGCTGTTCACCGAGCGGGCCGTCGCGGCGACGCCCGACCACGCGGCCGACTTCGCGCCCGGAGGCGATCCCGGGCAAGATGACGACGACGGCGGCGAGAGCGGCGAGGACCGGGACGCCGTCGCGGAGATCTGCCGTCGCCCCGACGGGCTCCCCCTCGCCCTGGAACTCGCCGCCACCCGGGTCCGCGCCCTCGGCGCGCGGGAGCTGGCGCTGCGCCTCGGCGACCGCTTCCGGGTCCTCGCCTCCGGGCAGCGCGGTCTCCCGGCCCGGCAGCAGACGCTGCGCGCGGTGATCGACTGGAGCTGGGAGCTGCTGTCCCCTCCCGAGCAGGCCGTCCTGCGCCGTCTCGCCGTCCCCGTCGGCGGCTGCGCGCCGGAGGCGGCGGAGTCGGTGTGCGCGGGCGAGGGCATCGACCGTGACGAGGTGCCTGACCTGGTGGGCCGGCTGGTCGACCGCTCTCTCGTCTCGGTGGCCCGGAGTGCCGGCGGACCGCGTTGCCACCTGCTCGAATCGGTCGCCGCGTACGCGCGCGAACGCCTGCACGAGGCAGGTGAGTTCACCGTCGTGGCGGATCGCCACGCCCTCCACCACCGCCTGCTCGCCGAAGGCGCCGAACCCCGGCTCCGCGGCGCGGGCCAGCGGCTCTGGCTCGCACGGCTGGACGTCGAGTCCGCCAACCTCCGCGCCGCCCTCGACCACTCCCTGTCGGACGGGCGAGTGTCCGACGCGGCACGCCTGGTCGCCGCCCTGTGCCCGTGGTGGCTGCTGCGAGGCCGTCTGCACGAGGCCCGGCGTACCCTCGCCGCGGTCGTGGACGCCCTCCCGGCCGGCACGGCGGCCGAGGAGGCCGCCGAACTCCGCGCACTCCTCGTGGCCTTCACCCTGCTGACGGGCGAGCGCACGCCGGACGCGGCCCGTCCCGAGACGGACTACGCCGAGGCCGATCACCTTGAGGCTTCCGTCGCCGACCCCGCGCGGCTCGGTCGCGCGCTGTGGCTGTTCGCGTACGGGCTCCACCACGCGGGCGACCCGGCGCGGCCCACGCCGTCAACTCCCGTGCCCTCGGCCACTTCACCGGGGCCGGCGACCGGTGGGGCACCGCCGCGGCCCGGGCCCTGCGCGCCCACACCTCGTTCGCCGCCGACGACCTTCGGGAGGCGCGGGAGGACGGCCTCGCCGCCGCCGCGGCCTTCCATGAACTCGGCGACGGCTGGGGTGATTTGCTGA
- a CDS encoding amidase gives MTTFDGRTTVHAFRDDALGEHDAVGLADAIRRGEVSAAEVARDAAERVREVDARLHAVQAHVSTPAPAAWAHGAFAGVPTFVKDNTDYVGLPTGHGSAAFTPRAARRHSPFTRQFLSSGVTVLGKTRLPEFGFSPTTEFEGAEPVRNPWNTAYSAGGSSGGSAALVASGAVPIAHANDGGGSIRIPAACCGLVGLKPTRGRVVPHDQSRQLPLDIVADGIVSRSVRDTAAFLADAERFWRNPKLPPVGLVEGPSGRRLRIGYLKDSPSGVHSDAATREAVADTAARLERLGHTVQPVELAIDPRFTDDFLTYWGMLSFLIGTTGRTFGRDFDRNRMDGLSRGLREEYLKNWRSTPGVVRRLKRTKEAYAAGFRGLDLVLSPVLAHTTPPIGRLSPDVPYATLIERILAYVAFTPVDNVVGTPSISLPSAGATEDGLPIGVMFAGRPGSERTLLEVAFALEAERPFRRIQDA, from the coding sequence GTGACGACTTTCGACGGACGGACCACGGTGCACGCCTTCCGGGACGACGCGCTGGGGGAGCACGACGCCGTCGGGCTCGCCGACGCGATCCGGCGGGGCGAGGTCAGCGCCGCGGAGGTCGCCCGGGACGCGGCCGAGCGGGTCCGGGAGGTCGACGCGCGGCTCCACGCCGTCCAGGCGCACGTCTCGACGCCGGCGCCCGCGGCCTGGGCACACGGTGCCTTCGCCGGGGTGCCGACCTTCGTCAAGGACAACACCGACTACGTGGGACTGCCCACCGGTCACGGCAGCGCGGCCTTCACCCCGCGCGCGGCGCGGCGGCACTCCCCGTTCACGCGGCAGTTCCTGAGCAGCGGCGTCACCGTGCTGGGCAAGACCCGGCTGCCCGAGTTCGGGTTCAGCCCGACCACGGAGTTCGAGGGTGCCGAGCCCGTGCGCAATCCGTGGAACACCGCCTATTCGGCGGGTGGTTCGTCGGGCGGCAGCGCGGCCCTCGTCGCCTCGGGGGCCGTGCCGATCGCGCATGCCAACGACGGCGGCGGTTCGATCCGCATACCCGCCGCCTGCTGCGGCCTCGTCGGCCTCAAGCCGACCCGCGGCCGGGTCGTCCCGCACGACCAGAGCCGTCAACTGCCCCTGGACATCGTCGCCGACGGCATCGTGAGCCGCTCCGTGCGGGACACCGCCGCGTTCCTCGCCGACGCCGAGAGGTTCTGGCGCAATCCCAAGCTGCCTCCCGTCGGCCTGGTCGAGGGCCCCTCGGGGCGGCGGCTGCGCATCGGCTACCTGAAGGACTCGCCGAGCGGTGTCCACTCCGACGCCGCCACCCGGGAGGCCGTCGCGGACACCGCGGCGAGGCTCGAACGGCTCGGACACACCGTCCAGCCGGTCGAGTTGGCCATCGACCCGCGCTTCACCGACGACTTCCTCACCTACTGGGGGATGCTGTCGTTCCTCATCGGCACCACGGGCCGCACCTTCGGCCGGGACTTCGACCGGAACCGCATGGACGGACTCAGCCGGGGGCTGCGGGAGGAGTACCTGAAGAACTGGCGGAGCACCCCGGGCGTGGTGCGGCGGCTGAAGCGGACGAAGGAGGCGTACGCGGCGGGATTCCGCGGACTCGACCTCGTCCTCTCCCCGGTGCTCGCCCACACGACGCCGCCGATCGGCCGTCTGAGCCCGGACGTTCCCTACGCGACCCTGATCGAGCGGATCCTCGCGTACGTCGCGTTCACCCCGGTCGACAACGTCGTCGGTACGCCGTCGATCTCGCTGCCCTCCGCCGGTGCGACGGAGGACGGCCTGCCCATCGGCGTGATGTTCGCCGGCCGCCCCGGAAGCGAACGGACCCTGCTGGAGGTCGCGTTCGCCCTGGAAGCGGAGCGGCCCTTCCGGCGCATCCAGGACGCGTGA
- the hppD gene encoding 4-hydroxyphenylpyruvate dioxygenase: MAHPVTASSSALLVSHVELYVTDARAAAEAFTGGYGFQVFATAERVGAEGASRSLALRQGDIVLVVTQALDATHPAAAYTAVHGDGIADIALTTADVRAVLAEVTARGATLRDEAAGHPDGWVTARVAAGFDDVHHTLVQRPAADSEAHGTPLPLPGFVPVAELAPQPAESPALTVLDHVAVTVRTGELAASTGYYERVFGYEPVYEELMVQGEEAMDSKAVRSPAGDLTFTVLAPSPDHQAGHIGDFLARHGSGGVHHLAFATEDIVETVARLDKRGIVFLTTPDTYYEALAARLDLSRHSVEELRESGILADEDHAGQLFQIFTRTVHPQRTLFYEIIERIGADTFGGGNVRALYEAVQAEKAEHEGGIRAEDAR, from the coding sequence ATGGCCCACCCCGTCACCGCTTCCTCCTCCGCGCTGCTCGTCAGCCATGTGGAGCTGTACGTCACCGACGCCCGTGCCGCCGCCGAGGCGTTCACCGGCGGTTACGGCTTCCAGGTGTTCGCCACCGCCGAGCGCGTCGGCGCCGAGGGTGCGAGCCGGTCGCTCGCCCTGCGCCAGGGCGACATCGTCCTCGTGGTCACCCAGGCCCTCGACGCCACCCACCCGGCCGCCGCCTACACGGCCGTCCACGGCGACGGCATAGCCGACATCGCGCTGACCACCGCCGACGTGCGCGCGGTGCTCGCCGAGGTCACCGCCCGTGGAGCGACTCTCCGGGACGAGGCCGCAGGCCACCCCGACGGCTGGGTCACCGCTCGCGTGGCCGCCGGATTCGACGACGTCCACCACACCCTCGTGCAGCGTCCGGCCGCCGATTCCGAGGCGCACGGCACACCGTTGCCGCTGCCCGGTTTCGTGCCGGTCGCCGAACTCGCCCCGCAGCCGGCCGAATCGCCCGCGCTGACCGTCCTCGACCATGTCGCCGTGACCGTGAGGACGGGCGAACTCGCCGCCTCCACCGGCTACTACGAGCGGGTCTTCGGCTACGAGCCGGTCTACGAGGAGCTGATGGTGCAGGGCGAGGAGGCCATGGACTCCAAGGCCGTCCGCAGTCCCGCCGGCGATCTGACCTTCACCGTCCTCGCCCCGAGCCCCGACCACCAGGCCGGCCACATAGGCGACTTCCTCGCCCGGCATGGCAGCGGCGGCGTCCACCACCTCGCCTTCGCCACCGAGGACATCGTCGAGACCGTCGCCCGCCTCGACAAGCGCGGCATCGTCTTCCTCACCACCCCGGACACCTACTACGAGGCGCTCGCCGCGCGCCTCGACCTGAGCCGCCACTCCGTCGAGGAGCTGCGCGAGTCCGGGATCCTCGCCGACGAGGACCACGCGGGCCAGCTGTTCCAGATCTTCACCCGCACCGTCCACCCCCAGCGCACCCTCTTCTACGAGATCATCGAGCGGATCGGCGCCGACACCTTCGGCGGCGGCAACGTCCGCGCGCTCTACGAGGCCGTGCAGGCCGAGAAGGCCGAGCACGAGGGCGGCATCCGCGCGGAGGACGCCCGGTGA
- a CDS encoding alpha-hydroxy acid oxidase yields the protein MTPGILDGMVTPADAEALAAAVLPVGVERFVTGGSGSELTLAANRAAFDRLHLLPRVLADVSATSTAATLLVDPAALPLAVAPMAYQRAVHPDGELAAARAAFTAGIPFTACTFSSTPVEDIAATGATVWFQLYWLRDRGLTKELLARAEAAGARALMLTVDTPYMGRRQADMRGAFTLPEGVAAVHFERGRDGVPSGAQDGVSAIAAQTAGVVDPSLSWSDLDWLRDHTRLPLVLKGILDPADADRAAAHGADGIVVSNHGGRQLDGALPALDALPAVVDAVAGRSRILLDSGVRTGTDILKALALGASGVLVGRPVLWGLAAGGEAGVSRVLTLLREELENALALAGCPDPASAARLRTVRAQGGDLR from the coding sequence GTGACCCCCGGCATACTCGACGGGATGGTCACCCCCGCCGACGCGGAGGCCCTCGCGGCGGCCGTCCTACCCGTCGGCGTGGAGCGGTTCGTCACCGGCGGTTCCGGCAGTGAACTCACCCTCGCCGCCAACCGGGCCGCCTTCGACCGGCTCCACCTCCTTCCCCGTGTCCTCGCCGACGTCTCCGCCACCAGCACCGCCGCCACCCTCCTCGTCGATCCCGCCGCCCTGCCGCTGGCCGTCGCCCCCATGGCCTACCAGCGCGCCGTCCACCCCGACGGCGAACTCGCCGCCGCCCGGGCGGCCTTCACGGCCGGTATCCCCTTCACGGCCTGCACCTTCAGCAGCACTCCGGTGGAGGACATCGCCGCGACCGGCGCCACCGTCTGGTTCCAGCTGTACTGGCTGCGCGACCGGGGCCTCACCAAGGAACTGCTCGCCCGCGCCGAAGCCGCCGGCGCCCGCGCGCTGATGCTGACCGTCGACACCCCGTACATGGGCCGCCGACAGGCCGACATGCGCGGCGCGTTCACCCTCCCCGAGGGGGTCGCGGCCGTGCACTTCGAGCGCGGCCGCGACGGTGTGCCGAGCGGCGCGCAGGACGGGGTCAGTGCCATCGCCGCCCAGACCGCCGGCGTCGTGGACCCCTCCCTGTCCTGGAGCGACCTGGACTGGCTGCGCGACCACACCCGGCTGCCGCTCGTCCTCAAGGGGATCCTCGACCCCGCCGACGCCGACCGGGCCGCCGCCCACGGCGCCGACGGCATCGTCGTCTCCAACCACGGAGGCCGCCAGCTCGACGGCGCGCTGCCGGCCCTCGACGCGCTCCCGGCGGTCGTCGACGCCGTCGCGGGCCGTAGCCGGATCCTCCTCGACAGCGGCGTCCGCACCGGCACCGACATCCTGAAGGCCCTCGCCCTGGGAGCCTCCGGCGTCCTCGTCGGCCGACCCGTGCTGTGGGGTCTCGCCGCCGGGGGAGAGGCGGGAGTCAGCAGGGTCCTCACCCTGCTCCGCGAGGAACTGGAGAACGCCCTCGCCCTGGCCGGCTGCCCCGACCCGGCCTCGGCCGCGCGGCTCCGCACCGTACGCGCTCAGGGCGGTGACCTCCGATGA
- a CDS encoding PLP-dependent aminotransferase family protein — protein sequence MTTPEAPDPGAPHPVTPDPGALHPAVGDPLLSSMNFLNEVAGRHPDALSLAAGTPHEGFYDVEDIHRALRVYSDHLRTATGRAEEQVRRTLLQYGRTKGIIHELIARQLATDEGIHVDPEAILVTTGCQEALFLTLRVLRRDERDVLLAVNPAYIGVTGAARLLDLPVHPVAEGRDGVDLEDLADRIAKVRADGLDPRALYVVPDYANPSGLRMPEAARRALLDLAAREDILILEDNPYGLFPLGGDVDRVPTLKALDADRRVVHLGSFSKTVFPGARIGYAVADQPAHEGPYLADALARAKSMVTVNTSPIAQAVVGGRLLEHGCSLVRATRREAEVYRESLGRLLDGLAARFPASSGVRWNTPAGGFFVVVEVPFDVTDEALERSARDHRVLWTPLHHFYGSAVPLRCLRLSCSAVAPDDVDEALDRFAAFVAAARRDCS from the coding sequence ATGACCACCCCCGAAGCACCGGACCCCGGCGCACCCCACCCCGTCACACCGGACCCCGGCGCACTCCACCCCGCCGTCGGCGACCCGCTGCTCTCCTCGATGAACTTCCTCAACGAGGTCGCCGGGCGTCACCCCGACGCCCTCTCCCTCGCCGCCGGCACCCCGCACGAGGGCTTCTACGACGTCGAGGACATCCACCGCGCCCTGCGCGTCTACAGCGACCACCTGCGCACCGCGACCGGGCGCGCCGAGGAGCAGGTCCGCCGCACCCTCCTCCAGTACGGCCGGACCAAAGGCATCATCCACGAGCTGATCGCCCGTCAACTCGCCACCGACGAGGGCATCCACGTCGACCCCGAGGCGATCCTCGTCACCACCGGCTGCCAGGAGGCACTCTTCCTCACCCTGCGCGTGCTGCGCCGGGACGAGCGGGACGTGCTGCTCGCCGTGAACCCGGCCTACATCGGCGTCACCGGCGCCGCCCGCCTCCTCGACCTGCCGGTCCACCCGGTCGCCGAGGGCCGGGACGGCGTCGACCTGGAAGACCTGGCCGACCGGATCGCCAAGGTCCGCGCGGACGGCCTCGATCCCCGCGCCCTGTACGTCGTCCCGGACTACGCCAACCCCTCCGGCCTGCGCATGCCGGAGGCGGCCCGCCGCGCGCTGCTCGACCTGGCCGCACGCGAGGACATCCTGATCCTGGAGGACAACCCGTACGGCCTCTTCCCGCTCGGCGGCGACGTGGACCGGGTCCCCACCCTGAAGGCCCTGGACGCGGACCGCAGGGTCGTCCACCTCGGTTCCTTCTCGAAGACCGTCTTCCCGGGCGCGCGCATCGGTTACGCCGTCGCCGACCAGCCCGCGCACGAAGGGCCCTATCTGGCCGACGCGCTGGCCCGCGCCAAGTCGATGGTGACGGTCAACACCTCGCCCATCGCCCAGGCCGTCGTGGGAGGCCGCCTGCTCGAACACGGTTGCAGCCTGGTCCGGGCCACACGGCGGGAGGCCGAGGTCTACCGGGAGAGCCTGGGCCGCCTCCTCGACGGGCTCGCCGCGCGCTTCCCGGCCTCCTCCGGGGTCCGCTGGAACACCCCGGCGGGCGGCTTCTTCGTCGTGGTCGAGGTGCCCTTCGACGTGACCGACGAGGCCCTGGAGCGCTCGGCCCGCGACCACCGCGTCCTGTGGACGCCGCTCCACCACTTCTACGGCAGCGCCGTGCCCCTGCGCTGTCTGCGGTTGTCGTGCAGCGCCGTCGCCCCGGACGACGTCGACGAGGCCCTGGACCGCTTCGCCGCGTTCGTCGCCGCCGCTCGACGCGACTGCTCCTAG
- a CDS encoding DUF5701 family protein, which translates to MPEISPSAATVPPLPPLAAQAERLIELGVHEIAGVSADALRAFATEAAEAGGGEDGDALLAVHPDRAPASALAPLLRRADKPGFVVVDMPDVDDFAPSGIELPDAPFYLVTGIDRGDHMSNWSPDEALPALAKEDRTPLVLTEGIHWVLQQPAALERNLCFMTIGSRLRKANGALDARTPAIWISNGTGRDGRERRDAPKVGWCWWGNRHTWLGFASATGRGQ; encoded by the coding sequence TTGCCCGAGATCTCGCCCTCCGCCGCCACCGTGCCCCCGCTCCCGCCGCTCGCCGCGCAGGCCGAGCGCCTGATCGAGCTCGGGGTGCACGAGATCGCCGGAGTCTCCGCCGACGCGCTGCGAGCCTTCGCCACCGAAGCGGCCGAGGCCGGAGGCGGCGAGGACGGGGACGCCCTGCTCGCCGTGCACCCGGACCGCGCCCCGGCCTCGGCACTCGCCCCGCTCCTCCGCCGCGCCGACAAGCCCGGCTTCGTCGTGGTCGACATGCCCGACGTCGACGATTTCGCCCCGTCCGGCATCGAGCTCCCCGACGCGCCGTTCTACCTGGTCACCGGCATCGACCGCGGGGACCACATGTCCAACTGGAGCCCGGACGAGGCGCTGCCCGCCCTCGCCAAGGAGGACCGCACCCCGCTCGTGCTCACCGAGGGCATCCACTGGGTGCTCCAGCAGCCGGCCGCCCTCGAACGCAACCTCTGCTTCATGACCATCGGCTCCCGGCTGCGCAAGGCGAACGGCGCCCTGGACGCCCGGACGCCCGCGATCTGGATCAGCAACGGCACGGGAAGGGACGGCCGCGAGCGGCGCGACGCCCCGAAGGTGGGCTGGTGCTGGTGGGGCAACCGCCACACCTGGCTGGGCTTCGCCTCGGCCACGGGCCGTGGGCAGTAG